A genomic region of Noviherbaspirillum sp. L7-7A contains the following coding sequences:
- the def gene encoding peptide deformylase: MTVREILKMGDPRLLRQAERVTEFDTPAMRELIADMFDTMYAANGAGLAAPQIGVNLQLVIFGFKQNLRYPEAAPVPETVLINPVLTPLSQETSEDWEGCLSVPGLRGVVPRWTQLRYEGLDQHGAPIRREVDGFHARVVQHECDHLAGILYPMRVRDFTRFGYTDILFSGLSDADD; the protein is encoded by the coding sequence ATGACAGTCCGTGAAATATTGAAGATGGGCGACCCGCGCCTCCTGCGGCAGGCTGAACGGGTGACCGAATTCGATACGCCCGCCATGCGGGAGCTGATCGCCGACATGTTCGACACGATGTACGCGGCCAATGGCGCGGGCCTGGCCGCGCCGCAGATCGGCGTCAACCTGCAACTGGTGATTTTCGGTTTCAAGCAGAACCTGCGCTATCCGGAGGCGGCGCCAGTGCCTGAAACCGTGCTGATCAACCCGGTGCTGACGCCGCTTTCCCAGGAAACCAGTGAAGACTGGGAGGGCTGCCTGTCGGTGCCCGGCCTGCGCGGCGTGGTGCCACGCTGGACCCAGTTGCGCTATGAGGGACTGGACCAGCATGGCGCGCCGATCCGGCGCGAGGTGGATGGCTTCCACGCCCGTGTGGTGCAGCATGAATGCGACCATCTTGCCGGCATTCTCTATCCGATGCGGGTGCGCGACTTCACGCGCTTCGGCTATACCGACATTCTTTTCTCCGGCCTGAGCGACGCTGACGATTAA
- the smc gene encoding chromosome segregation protein SMC translates to MRLTSIKLSGFKSFVDPTNFQVPGQLVGVVGPNGCGKSNIIDAVRWVLGESKASELRGESMQDVIFNGSTNRKPAGRASVELVFDNADGRAAGQWGQYAEIAVKRTLTRDGTSSYYINNQPVRRRDIQDIFLGTGLGPRAYAIIGQGMISRIIEARPEDLRIFLEEAAGVSKYKERRRETENRLHDTRENLTRVDDILRELNANLEKLQAQAVVARRFHEMQADQAQKQKLLWLLRRNEAKAEQEKHFREIELGQLELEQQTARLRHVEAELEQMRQGHYAAGDRMHQAQGHLYQTNSEIGGLEAQIRFVIESRGRLQSQLTSLATQREQWQRQHDQQMEDLAEADIGLEEHAARVEQAELSAEQQNALLPELEQAWRDAQARSAESRTRILQAQQRIELEAAQQRNASQILNSLAARRERLTQEKQGLQQPDGTHLENLRAQLDEKQAQLEEARLLQEQAQEQQPALEQARREAQARVNAENAANAQLEARLNALRQLQERVQSQGRVQPWLKKHGLDTLPRLWQKLQIEQGWETALESVLRERASALEVSRLDWAQGFLNDPPPGKMALFAADAVESRFEGIAGLNSAMSLLHVNDPGLRALMQDWLHQVYVADDAASAFANRDKLAAGAVFLTREGHLVGRTSVRFYAADAEQDGMLARQQDIENIVRQLRAQQMLAEEARAAAHGADTTLAQATQRLQELRQRVNALTQAAHALQIDLMKQTEVQARYDQRHAQIVDDLSEIAAQEAEQQEASAESEARLEQLDIELAELQERHEEGQNDYLGREQRLDDARARLRELERAAQEAQFAEKTHRNRIEELRRGIATAAEQVVQLNASMQAGQSELAGLDDQTAQDGLQDLLERRTQQERALADARHELDQLTQKLRHLEEARMQIERSLQPQRDRIMELQLKEQAARLNQEQYAQHLSEAGADEAVLSSLLDGDVKPSWLQGEVTRLTNAIAALGPVNLAALDELAQASERKQFLDAQTADLAEAIATLEDAIHKIDKETRDLLQDTFDKVNHHFGELFPVLFGGGNARLIMTGEEILDAGVQVMAQPPGKKNATIHLLSGGEKALTATALVFSMFQLNPAPFCLLDEVDAPLDDANTERFCKMVQRMSSQTQFLFISHNRIAMEMAQQLIGVTMQEQGVSRIVAVDMEAAADFATQARAA, encoded by the coding sequence GTGCGCTTAACCTCGATTAAATTATCCGGCTTCAAATCCTTCGTCGATCCCACCAATTTCCAGGTTCCCGGCCAGCTGGTGGGCGTGGTCGGCCCCAACGGCTGCGGCAAGTCCAACATCATCGATGCGGTGCGCTGGGTGCTGGGCGAATCCAAGGCATCGGAGTTGCGCGGCGAGTCGATGCAGGACGTGATCTTCAACGGCAGCACCAACCGCAAGCCGGCCGGACGGGCATCGGTCGAGCTGGTGTTCGACAATGCCGACGGCAGGGCGGCGGGGCAGTGGGGCCAGTATGCGGAGATCGCGGTCAAGCGCACCCTGACCCGGGACGGCACCTCCAGCTATTACATCAACAACCAGCCGGTGCGCCGGCGCGACATCCAGGACATCTTCCTAGGCACCGGCCTCGGTCCGCGCGCCTACGCCATCATCGGCCAGGGCATGATCTCCCGCATCATCGAAGCGCGTCCGGAAGACCTGCGGATTTTCCTGGAAGAGGCGGCCGGGGTATCGAAGTACAAGGAGCGCCGCCGGGAGACGGAAAACCGGCTGCATGACACCCGCGAGAACCTGACCCGCGTCGACGACATCCTGCGCGAACTGAATGCCAACCTGGAAAAGCTGCAGGCGCAGGCGGTGGTGGCGCGCAGGTTCCACGAGATGCAGGCCGACCAGGCGCAAAAACAGAAGCTGCTGTGGCTGCTGCGCCGCAACGAGGCAAAGGCCGAGCAGGAGAAGCATTTCCGCGAGATTGAACTGGGCCAGCTGGAACTGGAGCAGCAGACCGCCAGGCTGCGCCATGTGGAAGCCGAACTGGAACAAATGCGGCAGGGGCACTATGCCGCCGGCGACCGCATGCACCAGGCGCAGGGCCACCTGTACCAGACCAATTCCGAGATCGGCGGCCTGGAAGCGCAGATCCGCTTCGTGATCGAGTCGCGCGGCCGGCTGCAATCCCAGCTGACCTCGCTGGCCACCCAGCGCGAGCAGTGGCAGCGCCAGCACGACCAGCAGATGGAAGACCTGGCCGAAGCCGACATCGGCTTGGAGGAACATGCCGCCCGGGTCGAGCAGGCCGAGCTGTCAGCCGAACAGCAGAATGCCCTGCTGCCCGAGCTGGAGCAGGCCTGGCGCGACGCCCAGGCCAGGAGCGCGGAGTCGCGCACCCGCATCCTGCAGGCACAGCAGCGCATCGAACTGGAAGCGGCGCAGCAGCGCAATGCATCACAGATACTGAATAGCCTGGCGGCCCGGCGCGAACGGCTGACGCAGGAAAAGCAGGGGCTGCAACAGCCCGACGGCACCCACCTGGAAAACCTGCGCGCCCAGTTGGACGAAAAGCAGGCGCAGCTGGAAGAGGCGCGCCTGCTGCAAGAACAGGCGCAGGAACAGCAGCCGGCGCTGGAACAGGCACGGCGCGAGGCGCAGGCCCGGGTCAATGCGGAAAATGCCGCCAATGCCCAGCTTGAAGCAAGGCTGAACGCATTGCGGCAATTGCAGGAGCGGGTGCAGTCGCAGGGAAGGGTGCAGCCATGGCTGAAGAAGCATGGCCTGGACACGCTGCCGCGGCTGTGGCAGAAGCTGCAGATCGAACAGGGCTGGGAAACCGCGCTGGAATCGGTGCTGCGCGAGCGGGCGTCGGCGCTGGAAGTGTCCAGGCTCGACTGGGCGCAGGGTTTCCTGAACGACCCGCCGCCGGGAAAGATGGCGCTGTTTGCGGCCGACGCGGTGGAAAGCCGGTTTGAAGGCATTGCCGGGCTGAACAGCGCCATGAGCCTGTTGCATGTGAACGATCCCGGCCTGCGCGCGCTGATGCAGGACTGGCTGCACCAGGTCTACGTCGCCGACGATGCGGCCAGCGCCTTTGCCAACAGGGACAAGCTGGCGGCCGGCGCGGTGTTCCTGACCCGCGAAGGCCATCTGGTTGGCCGCACCAGCGTGCGCTTCTATGCGGCCGATGCCGAGCAGGACGGCATGCTGGCGCGGCAGCAGGATATCGAGAACATCGTGCGGCAGTTGCGGGCGCAGCAGATGCTGGCCGAGGAGGCGCGCGCGGCGGCGCACGGTGCAGACACGACTCTCGCCCAGGCGACCCAGCGGCTGCAGGAATTGCGGCAGCGGGTCAATGCGCTGACGCAGGCCGCGCATGCGCTGCAGATCGACCTGATGAAGCAGACCGAAGTCCAGGCCCGCTACGACCAGCGCCACGCGCAGATCGTGGACGACCTGTCCGAGATCGCGGCGCAGGAAGCCGAGCAGCAGGAAGCCAGCGCCGAATCCGAGGCGCGGCTGGAACAACTCGACATCGAACTGGCCGAACTCCAGGAGCGGCACGAGGAAGGCCAGAACGACTACCTCGGACGCGAGCAGCGGCTTGATGATGCGCGTGCGCGGTTGCGGGAACTGGAGCGGGCCGCCCAGGAAGCCCAGTTTGCGGAAAAAACCCACCGCAACCGGATCGAGGAACTGCGGCGCGGCATCGCCACCGCCGCGGAACAGGTGGTCCAGCTCAACGCCAGCATGCAGGCCGGCCAGAGCGAACTCGCCGGCCTGGATGACCAGACCGCGCAGGACGGCCTGCAGGACCTGCTGGAGCGGCGCACCCAGCAGGAGCGCGCGCTGGCCGACGCCCGTCATGAACTAGACCAGCTGACCCAGAAGCTGCGCCACCTGGAGGAGGCGCGGATGCAGATCGAGCGCAGCCTGCAGCCACAGCGGGACCGCATCATGGAGCTGCAGTTAAAGGAACAGGCGGCGCGCCTGAACCAGGAGCAGTATGCGCAACACCTGAGCGAAGCCGGCGCCGACGAGGCGGTTCTGTCTTCACTACTGGACGGCGATGTCAAGCCGTCATGGCTGCAGGGCGAGGTGACCCGCCTGACCAATGCCATTGCCGCGCTTGGCCCGGTCAACCTGGCCGCGCTGGACGAACTGGCGCAGGCTTCCGAGCGCAAGCAGTTCCTGGATGCGCAAACCGCCGACCTGGCCGAGGCCATCGCCACGCTGGAAGACGCGATCCACAAGATCGACAAGGAAACCCGCGACCTGCTGCAGGACACCTTCGACAAGGTCAATCACCACTTCGGCGAGCTGTTCCCGGTGCTGTTCGGCGGCGGCAATGCGCGCCTGATCATGACGGGGGAAGAGATTCTGGACGCCGGCGTGCAGGTAATGGCGCAGCCGCCGGGCAAGAAGAACGCGACGATCCATCTGCTGTCAGGCGGCGAAAAGGCGCTGACGGCCACCGCGCTGGTGTTCTCGATGTTTCAGCTCAATCCGGCGCCGTTCTGCCTGCTCGACGAGGTCGATGCGCCGCTGGACGATGCCAACACCGAGCGCTTCTGCAAGATGGTGCAGCGCATGTCGTCCCAGACGCAGTTCCTGTTCATCTCGCACAACCGCATCGCCATGGAAATGGCGCAGCAGCTGATCGGCGTGACCATGCAGGAGCAGGGCGTGTCGCGCATCGTGGCGGTAGACATGGAAGCCGCCGCGGACTTTGCCACGCAAGCGCGGGCGGCGTGA
- the ligA gene encoding NAD-dependent DNA ligase LigA, whose translation MPHDSTATPPDALEQAARLRAEIARHNHAYYVLDNPTIPDAEYDRLFRELQTLEQAHPELITSDSPTQRVGGAPLPQFEQVRHSAPMLSINNGFSDDDIVNFDRRVREGLKLETAVEYNCELKFDGLAINLRYEHGLLVQAATRGDGTTGENVTANIRTVRAIPLRLQMDNPPAIIDIRGEVLMFKGDFARLNARQREAGQREFANPRNAAAGSLRQLDPRITAQRSLRFFAYGIGVLEGAALPESHAALLDWYAQIGIPVAAERRAAQGAEGLLTFYRDIGLRRAQLPYEIDGVVYKVNRVAQQAQLGFVSRAPRFALAHKFPAEEAMTIVQDIGVQVGRTGALTPVARLAPVLVGGVTVTNATLHNEDEVRRKDIQIGDTVIVRRAGDVIPEVVSFVPELRPADARPFVMPALCPVCSSPIVRPEDEAVARCSGGWVKCPAQRKGGLLHFVSRRAMDVEGLGDQLVEQLVDRSVVTTAADLYRLGLTSLASLDRMADKSAGNVIKAIQKSKSTTLARFIYALGIRHVGESTAKELARHFGGIDALLKADEAQLLDVADVGPVVARSILQFLADPMNVELIEQLRANGVHWEEGASEARPKPLAGLTFVLTGTLPTLSRDEAAERIEGAGGKVAGSVSKKTSYLVAGDDAGSKLAKAETLGVPVIDEAALLEMLHQTKESEA comes from the coding sequence ATGCCACACGATTCCACCGCCACGCCGCCTGATGCGCTGGAGCAGGCGGCGCGCCTGCGCGCCGAGATTGCCCGCCATAATCACGCCTATTACGTCCTCGATAACCCGACCATCCCGGACGCCGAATATGACCGGCTGTTCCGCGAGCTCCAGACGCTCGAACAGGCTCATCCCGAACTGATCACCAGCGACTCGCCAACCCAGCGGGTCGGCGGAGCGCCGCTGCCGCAGTTCGAGCAGGTTCGTCATTCCGCGCCCATGCTGTCGATTAACAATGGGTTCAGCGACGACGACATCGTCAATTTCGACCGCCGCGTGCGTGAGGGATTGAAGCTGGAAACCGCCGTCGAATACAACTGCGAGCTGAAATTCGACGGCCTGGCGATCAATCTGCGCTACGAGCATGGCCTGCTGGTGCAGGCGGCTACCCGCGGCGACGGCACCACCGGCGAAAACGTCACCGCCAATATCCGCACCGTGCGCGCAATTCCGCTGCGGCTGCAGATGGACAATCCACCGGCCATCATCGACATCCGCGGCGAAGTGCTGATGTTCAAGGGTGATTTCGCCAGGCTCAATGCGCGCCAGCGTGAGGCCGGCCAGCGCGAATTCGCCAATCCGCGCAATGCCGCCGCCGGCAGCCTGCGACAGCTTGATCCGCGCATCACGGCGCAGCGCTCGCTGCGCTTCTTCGCTTATGGCATCGGCGTGCTGGAAGGCGCGGCACTGCCGGAGTCGCACGCGGCGCTGCTGGACTGGTATGCGCAGATCGGCATTCCGGTCGCGGCCGAGCGGCGCGCGGCGCAGGGTGCGGAAGGACTGCTGACCTTCTATCGCGACATCGGCCTGCGCCGGGCGCAGCTGCCCTATGAAATCGATGGCGTGGTGTACAAGGTCAACCGGGTTGCCCAGCAGGCACAGCTGGGCTTCGTGTCGCGCGCACCGCGCTTCGCGCTGGCCCACAAATTCCCGGCCGAGGAAGCGATGACGATCGTGCAGGACATCGGCGTCCAGGTCGGCCGCACCGGCGCGCTGACGCCGGTCGCCAGGCTGGCGCCGGTGCTGGTTGGCGGCGTAACCGTCACCAATGCCACCCTGCACAACGAGGACGAGGTGCGGCGCAAGGACATCCAGATCGGCGACACCGTGATCGTGCGGCGCGCCGGCGACGTGATTCCCGAAGTGGTGTCCTTCGTGCCTGAGCTGCGCCCGGCAGATGCCCGGCCGTTCGTGATGCCTGCCTTGTGCCCGGTCTGTTCCTCGCCCATCGTTCGTCCCGAGGACGAGGCCGTAGCGCGCTGCTCCGGCGGGTGGGTCAAGTGCCCGGCGCAGCGCAAGGGTGGCCTGCTGCATTTCGTGTCGCGCCGCGCGATGGATGTCGAAGGCCTGGGCGACCAATTGGTCGAGCAGCTGGTGGACCGCAGTGTGGTCACCACGGCAGCCGACCTGTACCGTCTTGGCCTGACGTCGCTGGCCAGCCTGGACCGCATGGCCGACAAGTCGGCCGGCAATGTGATCAAGGCGATCCAGAAATCGAAGTCGACCACGCTGGCGCGTTTCATCTATGCGCTTGGCATACGGCACGTCGGGGAATCGACCGCCAAGGAGCTGGCCAGGCACTTTGGTGGAATTGATGCGCTGTTGAAAGCTGATGAAGCGCAATTGCTGGATGTTGCGGATGTGGGGCCGGTTGTCGCCCGTTCTATACTGCAGTTCCTGGCCGACCCGATGAATGTCGAGCTGATCGAACAGTTGCGCGCCAATGGCGTGCACTGGGAAGAGGGCGCTTCGGAAGCCCGTCCCAAGCCGCTGGCGGGGCTGACTTTCGTGCTGACCGGAACCTTGCCCACTTTGAGCCGTGACGAAGCTGCGGAACGGATCGAAGGCGCTGGCGGCAAGGTTGCCGGTTCGGTGTCCAAGAAAACCAGTTACCTGGTGGCGGGCGACGATGCCGGCAGCAAGCTGGCAAAGGCTGAGACGCTGGGTGTTCCTGTGATCGACGAAGCGGCATTGCTGGAGATGCTGCATCAGACCAAAGAAAGCGAAGCATGA
- a CDS encoding alpha/beta hydrolase, translating into MNLVYIHGNHATADSFNFIRSKLSGYNDILLEYDSAHGFYTNHATMLERLAGKPDLFFIAHSLGGIHALHLAAELGDQVRGGVTMSTPYGGSEAAEMVACLMPFSQVLQDIRPRSAPILDGKRIALNVPWTNLVTTAGASPFMLAANDGVVTHDSMRNRDDIQLVDIACNHFEIVLNQDALTVIQSEIAQVEQRKVARAPRDRSTFSLARLLG; encoded by the coding sequence ATGAATCTCGTGTACATACACGGCAACCATGCCACCGCCGATAGCTTCAACTTTATCCGTAGCAAGCTTTCAGGCTATAACGACATCCTGCTGGAATACGACAGCGCCCACGGCTTTTACACCAATCACGCCACGATGCTGGAGCGCCTTGCAGGCAAGCCTGACCTGTTTTTCATTGCCCATTCGCTGGGCGGCATCCATGCGCTGCATCTTGCGGCGGAACTGGGCGACCAGGTGCGGGGCGGTGTCACGATGAGCACGCCCTATGGTGGCAGCGAGGCTGCGGAAATGGTTGCCTGCCTGATGCCTTTCAGCCAGGTGCTCCAGGACATCCGTCCTCGCAGCGCGCCGATTCTTGACGGCAAGCGCATTGCGTTGAACGTGCCATGGACCAACCTCGTCACCACTGCCGGCGCCTCGCCATTCATGCTGGCCGCCAACGACGGCGTGGTAACCCACGACTCGATGCGCAACCGCGACGATATCCAGCTGGTCGACATCGCCTGCAATCACTTCGAGATCGTGCTCAATCAGGATGCACTGACAGTGATCCAGAGCGAGATTGCACAGGTGGAGCAGCGCAAGGTTGCGCGCGCCCCGCGCGACCGTTCAACTTTCTCGCTGGCGCGGCTTCTTGGCTGA
- a CDS encoding cell division protein ZipA C-terminal FtsZ-binding domain-containing protein, which translates to MTDLQASLIAIGGAIVVGVFSYNKWQEYKTRKTVERAFADDQHDVLMHGDAVPHERVEPGFGSPVAQPERQADAEPAVATTPVAADNSAAATLAEAAPVPQEPSAMEETVLHAPRQDLPVDQLIDCTIGLGLESPLRGDRVLPIVHTLRHVGNKPVHFIGLADDGRWEAIAHGRTYTMLQAGIQLASRTSALNEIEYSEFVSRLRQVADDLGAECDVPDMSRIVSIARGLHQFVAEYGAQLSVNVQSNRAPWQISTLLAALARQGFDLRPDGRLVMPDGDGGVLFSIATNAGGGDETTSRLTLLLDVALVAAARDGYGAMIACAKSLAARLDGTVVDDSNQALSDATLEEIASQVHAFYAEMESSEIPAGSTRALRLFA; encoded by the coding sequence ATGACCGATTTACAAGCCAGTCTGATCGCCATTGGCGGCGCCATTGTCGTGGGCGTGTTTTCCTATAACAAATGGCAGGAGTACAAGACCCGCAAGACTGTCGAGCGGGCTTTCGCGGATGACCAGCACGATGTGCTGATGCATGGGGACGCGGTGCCGCATGAACGGGTAGAACCCGGCTTTGGTTCGCCAGTGGCGCAGCCGGAGCGCCAGGCGGATGCCGAGCCTGCCGTTGCGACGACGCCTGTTGCCGCTGACAACAGCGCAGCCGCAACTTTAGCGGAAGCAGCACCCGTGCCGCAGGAGCCCAGCGCGATGGAGGAAACGGTGCTGCACGCGCCGCGCCAGGATCTGCCGGTCGATCAGCTGATCGACTGCACCATCGGCCTTGGCCTGGAGTCGCCGCTGCGCGGCGACCGCGTTCTGCCCATTGTTCATACCTTGCGCCACGTCGGCAACAAGCCTGTGCACTTCATCGGCCTGGCTGACGACGGTCGCTGGGAGGCCATTGCGCATGGCCGTACCTACACCATGCTGCAGGCGGGCATCCAGCTCGCCAGCCGTACCTCGGCTTTGAATGAAATCGAATACTCCGAGTTCGTCAGCCGCCTGCGCCAGGTGGCCGACGATCTCGGCGCCGAGTGCGACGTGCCTGACATGTCGCGCATCGTGTCGATTGCCCGCGGCCTGCATCAGTTCGTCGCCGAATATGGCGCGCAGCTGAGCGTAAACGTCCAGTCCAACCGCGCGCCCTGGCAGATCAGCACGCTGCTGGCCGCGCTGGCGCGCCAGGGCTTCGATCTGCGCCCGGACGGCAGGCTGGTGATGCCGGACGGCGATGGCGGCGTGCTCTTTTCCATCGCCACCAATGCCGGCGGCGGCGATGAAACCACGTCCCGGCTGACGCTGCTGCTGGATGTGGCGCTGGTTGCCGCCGCCCGTGACGGCTACGGCGCCATGATCGCCTGCGCAAAATCGCTCGCCGCGCGCCTCGACGGCACCGTGGTCGACGACTCGAACCAGGCGCTTTCCGATGCCACCCTGGAAGAGATAGCATCCCAGGTGCATGCGTTCTATGCGGAGATGGAAAGCTCCGAAATTCCTGCCGGATCGACGCGCGCGCTGCGACTTTTTGCCTGA
- the galU gene encoding UTP--glucose-1-phosphate uridylyltransferase GalU, with product MRKITKAVFPVAGLGSRFLPATKAQPKEMLPIVDKPLIQYAVEEAVAAGITEMVFITGRNKRAIEDHFDKAYELETELEAAGKKQLLDLVRNVIPKHVNCIFIRQSQPLGLGHAVLCAKPVVGTEPFAVLLADDFMDVPEGEKSVMAQMTEVYEREGLSVLAVQDVPRGETRQYGIVSATEYQPGLERVNGIVEKPDPDSAPSTLAVVGRYVLSNRIFECIENLGKGAGGEIQLTDGIAALMQRESVLAYRYRGQRFDCGSKLGYLKATVEMGLRHPETGPALAEYLKSRQ from the coding sequence ATGAGAAAAATCACCAAGGCTGTCTTTCCCGTTGCCGGACTCGGGAGCCGTTTCCTTCCCGCCACCAAGGCGCAGCCCAAGGAAATGCTGCCCATCGTCGACAAGCCGCTGATCCAGTATGCGGTGGAAGAGGCGGTCGCCGCCGGCATTACCGAAATGGTGTTCATCACCGGCCGCAACAAGCGCGCCATCGAAGACCATTTCGACAAGGCCTATGAGCTGGAAACCGAGCTTGAAGCCGCAGGCAAGAAGCAGTTGCTGGACCTGGTGCGCAATGTCATTCCCAAGCACGTGAACTGCATCTTCATCCGCCAGTCCCAGCCACTGGGCCTGGGCCATGCGGTGCTGTGCGCCAAGCCGGTGGTCGGTACCGAGCCGTTTGCCGTGCTGCTGGCCGACGACTTCATGGATGTGCCCGAAGGCGAGAAGTCAGTCATGGCGCAGATGACGGAAGTGTATGAACGGGAAGGGCTGAGCGTGCTGGCGGTACAGGACGTGCCGCGCGGGGAAACCCGCCAGTACGGCATTGTCAGCGCCACCGAATACCAGCCGGGCCTCGAACGCGTCAATGGCATCGTCGAGAAACCCGACCCCGACAGCGCGCCGTCGACGCTGGCGGTGGTGGGCCGTTACGTGCTCTCCAACCGGATCTTCGAATGCATCGAAAACCTGGGCAAGGGCGCCGGCGGCGAGATCCAGTTGACCGACGGCATCGCCGCCCTGATGCAGCGCGAATCGGTGCTGGCCTACCGCTACCGCGGCCAGCGTTTCGACTGCGGCTCCAAGCTGGGCTACCTGAAGGCCACCGTGGAAATGGGCCTGCGCCATCCCGAAACCGGCCCGGCGCTGGCCGAGTATCTGAAAAGCAGACAATGA
- a CDS encoding pseudouridine synthase translates to MTEPLRLSKRMSELGLCSRREADEWIARGWVRVDGVVVSELGSKVLPHQKVTVERQAAAEQSKRVTVLVHKPVGYVSGQAEDGYRPALVLVTPENRWEEDRAPLRFHPTQLRSLVPAGRLDIDSTGLLVLTQDGRVAKQLIGEDSAVEKEYLVRVEYTRPGRLPESDLKRLNYGLTLDGKKLKPAQVRWQNDDQLRFVLREGKKRQIRRMCDMVGLKVLGLKRVRIGGVTLGDLPPGQWRYLGADERF, encoded by the coding sequence ATGACTGAACCGTTACGCCTGTCCAAACGCATGTCCGAACTGGGCCTGTGCTCCCGCCGCGAGGCCGATGAATGGATTGCCCGCGGCTGGGTGCGGGTCGATGGCGTGGTCGTCTCCGAACTCGGCAGCAAGGTGCTGCCGCACCAGAAGGTGACCGTGGAACGACAGGCCGCCGCCGAGCAGTCCAAGCGGGTGACGGTGCTGGTGCACAAGCCGGTCGGCTATGTCAGCGGCCAGGCCGAGGACGGCTACCGTCCGGCTCTGGTGCTGGTGACGCCGGAAAACCGCTGGGAGGAAGACCGCGCGCCGCTGCGCTTTCATCCGACCCAGTTGCGCAGCCTGGTGCCGGCCGGGCGGCTCGACATCGACTCGACCGGGCTCCTGGTGCTGACGCAGGACGGACGGGTGGCCAAGCAGCTCATTGGCGAAGACAGCGCGGTGGAAAAGGAATACCTGGTGCGGGTGGAATACACCCGGCCGGGACGCCTGCCCGAAAGCGATCTGAAACGTCTGAATTACGGCCTGACGCTTGACGGCAAGAAGCTCAAGCCGGCGCAGGTGCGTTGGCAGAATGACGACCAGTTGCGCTTCGTGCTGCGCGAAGGAAAAAAGCGCCAGATCCGCCGCATGTGCGACATGGTCGGCCTGAAGGTGCTGGGCCTGAAACGGGTAAGGATAGGCGGCGTTACGCTGGGCGACCTGCCGCCAGGCCAGTGGCGCTATCTGGGTGCGGACGAACGTTTCTGA